From the Xylella fastidiosa genome, the window TTTATGCATTATCGTCGTCTTGGTTCTACTGGGTTGCAGTTATCAGTCCTTTCTTTCGGTACTTGGGTGACTTTTGGCAATCAGGTTGCGCGCGATGAGGCTCGTAATTTAGTGGCTTGTGCTTGGGATCACGGCGTGAATTTCTTTGATGGTGCTGAGACCTATGCTCAAGGGCGTGCGGAGCAGGTGTTGGGGGATGTGATTGCCGACTTGCGTTTGCCACGTGATGGTTATTGTGTATCCAGTAAGGTGTTCTTTGGGGCTGTGAATGAGCCACGTCCGACGCAGTGCGGGCTTTCACGCAAGCATGTCCATGATGCTTGCCATGCTGCATTGAAGCGTTTGCGAGTGGACTATTTGGACCTTTTTTTCTGTCATCGTCCTGATGCTGATACTCCGATTGAGGAGACGGTACGTGCGATGACTACGCTGATTCGGCAGGGCAAGGTGCTTTACTGGGGCACTTCGGAGTGGTCAGCTGCACAGATTGCCGAAGCAATTGCAATTGCCTCGCGTGAGCATCTTGAGCGTCCGTGGGTAGAGCAGCCTCAGTACAACTTGCTACACCGTGAGCGTGTAGAGCGGGAGTATGTATCGCTCTATGCTCAGGGTTTGGGCACGACGATCTGGTCGCCTTTGGCATCGGGGTTGCTGACTGGAAAACACAATGTGGGTGTGGCATCGGGCAGCCGTTTGGTGCAGCCAGGTTACGAGTGGTTACAGAGGCAGGTGTTGGGTGAGGGTGAGGCGCGTTTGGTACAAGCGCGGCGCTTTAGTGAGGTTGCTGCTGA encodes:
- a CDS encoding aldo/keto reductase, yielding MHYRRLGSTGLQLSVLSFGTWVTFGNQVARDEARNLVACAWDHGVNFFDGAETYAQGRAEQVLGDVIADLRLPRDGYCVSSKVFFGAVNEPRPTQCGLSRKHVHDACHAALKRLRVDYLDLFFCHRPDADTPIEETVRAMTTLIRQGKVLYWGTSEWSAAQIAEAIAIASREHLERPWVEQPQYNLLHRERVEREYVSLYAQGLGTTIWSPLASGLLTGKHNVGVASGSRLVQPGYEWLQRQVLGEGEARLVQARRFSEVAADLGQLPTQLAIAWCLRNPHVSTVILGASRVAQLKENLQALQVVAALDAAAWRCVEAAME